The Girardinichthys multiradiatus isolate DD_20200921_A chromosome 7, DD_fGirMul_XY1, whole genome shotgun sequence region ggaaatgggctacaggtgccacattccccagacctgggctacagagaagcagcactggactgttgctcagtggtccaaagtactttattCGGAtggaagcaaattctgcatgtcattcggaaattaaggtgccagagtctggaggaagactggggagaaggaaatgccaaaatgccagaagtccagtgtcaagtacccacaatcagtgatggtccggggtgccgtgtcagctgctggtgttggtccactgtgttttatcaagggcagggtcaatgcagctagctatcaggagattttggagcacttcatgcttccatctgctgaaaagctttatggagatgaagatttcatttttcagcacgacctggcacctgctcacagtgccaaaaccactggtaaatggtttactgaccatggtatcactgtgctcaattggcctgccaactctcctgacctgaaccccacagagaatctgtgggatattgtgaagagaacgttgagaaactcaagacccaatactctggatgagctaaaggccgctatcgaagcatcctgggcctccataagacctcagcagtgccacaggctgattgcctccatgccacgccgcattgaagcagtaatttctgccaaaggattcccgaccaagtattgagtgcataactgtacatgattatttgaaggttgacgttttttgtattaaaaacacttttcttttattggttggatgaaatatgctaattttgtgagataggaattttgggttttcatgagctgtatgccaaaatcatccttattaagacaacgaaagacctgaaatatttcagttagtgtgcaatgaatctaaaatatatgaatgttaaattttcatcatgacattatggaaaataatgaactttatcacaatatgctaatattttgagaaggacctgtagatgttgCTTTAAGCTGGGACTCTATAGGTTGTGCTAACAGGGCATCTCTCCCTTCTGGTGGGGCCACATTTCCTGGGCTTGCTACTGACTGTTCTCTGTGAGGGTGTAGTTCTGCTTGCTGGGTGAGatctgcagtaatggggacatCATTACTCAGAATAACTGCATATGGCAACTTTGAGGCAAGGGCTACtgacatgaaaaatgtgtgCCCTCCCGCAGTCAAATATACATCAGCCATTGGATATGCATGCTTATCGTATGCAACTTATGTGAGATttctcctcagtccacttccctCTAGGTACTAAGGAAGACAAAACCACGGTCTGAAATCCCCCCGTATCTAGCAAGGCCGTCTCACGCTGACCATTAACCAAAACTGGTGCAGTGTGAGCAGCATCCCGAAAAGCATGTTTCGTCGGCCTGGGGACAGTGCAAAACAGGGATGGCTTAGAGTGATTAGTAAGGGGGCAAGAGTACAGTCCCCGTCCATCCCCAGAGGACTTAGTTTTGTGGGCAAAGTTGATGTCCCGGGCAAAAATACTGTGTTTTGTCCCTCATCTTGCTGCTGTGAAGACCTCTGCGAATTGTGCCGCATTCTCTGGTGTCTTTGGGTCATGCTCACGAAGCCACACTTCCAGCTCAGGGTTGACCATCCGCAGAAACTGTTCCAGGATTATTGTCTCTGAAATTTCTTTCACGGTTGCCTTATTTGGTTTAACCCACTCGGAAAACATGTCTTTGAGGTGCACATAAAGCTCTTGTGGAGTCTCCCCAGGAAAGATGTCCAAAGAACGGAAACGTCAACGATAGGTTTCAGCTGTAATCTCACATTTTTGCAATATGGCTGCCATCACCTTTTCATAATCTTCTGAGTCTACAATATCCATTAAGTCATAAGCACTTCGTGCCTTACCAGTCAGTAGGGGAATAAGCCCATTCATCTCTTGGCCATCGACAGACTTGAGCCATTCTTTCAAAAGTAGTCAAAAAATGTTCAATATCATCATTAGGTAAAAGAAGATGCAATTTAGGTTCTCTGTGCATGCCGAGATCCCTCTCTGGCCTGACAGGATTGGTTGGTTGGCTTATCCCCTCACCTGGATCACCGTCATCTTGAGGCCGCCCTGTTCCAGACTCTCGCTGATTACCTCTAGGATCTTGCTGCATTTCATAAACTTGTTGCTGTATTTGCTGAAACTGGTGCTGCATACTTTTCCATTTTTGCTCTTGACAGGAGGCATCTTTTTCCATCTGCTGATCTCTTGCTGCCTGAGACCGAATGAGTGATTTAACCAAATCTGTCAGCTCCTCAGTCTTCTCCTCAGTGTTGCTAGCTGCTACGCCCCCCTGAGCAGTGGATGGCTTTACTCCATCATCAGGCTCCACCTGTTGGtcctgctttttcttttctcttttttttgtcaTCCTTAACTACACTCTGTGACTCCAATCCCACTCCTGACACCACTTATTAGAATGGCCCTTGGCAGGTGATTAAGGCAGGAGGCTTGAGGCAGAGAAAAGGTGCAGACCCACTGGGTGTTTATTTGCCAACACTGAAGACATACAAGTACGAGACCCTGTTACACAAGTCACCCATGGTCACAGCTACAGCCACACTCTGTTTGGTAACCAGCAGCCCTTTATAGCCCCTCCCATTAACAGACCTACCATGACTGGTGAAACAAACATATACACTAACATACATACAAAATAGCTAAAACAtcactttatttaacaaacattattattaaacaTCTCTAAAACAAGTCTGTACCTAGGCTTAACTCTTTAACTCTAAGGACTAAAATGCACACAGTTTACTCCTCCCCTTCAATTTATAATGGTCTCTTCCGGAACCTTTAAAAGGTGCTCAGGCCCCCAGGGAATCTTTTAGCCCGAACACTCCacagaggaagagacagaggTAAGTCATTTGTTTAACAATACACTGGAAAAGAATTAATTCCAAAGATTAGTCACAATACTGGTATTTTGGTACTGGTAATGAAGCTCTTCATTACAATGCACATTCAGAAAGTTTTAGACAAATGCAAGAAGGtattaaatacaggtccttctcaaaatattagcatattgtgataaaattaattcttttccataatgtaatgatgaaaatttaacattcatatattttagattcattcaacactaactgaaatatttcaggtcttttattgtcttaatacggatgattttggcatacagctcatgaaaacccaaaattcctatctcacaaaattagcatatttcatccgaccaataaaagaaaagtgtttttaatacaaaaaacgtcaaccttcaaataatcatgtacagttatgcactcaatacttggtcaggaatccttttgcagaaatgactgcttcaatgcggcgtggcatggaggcaatcagcctgtggcactgctgaggtcttatggaggcccaggatgcttcaatagcggcctttagctcatccagagtgttgggtcttgagtctctcaacgttctcttcacaatatcccacagattctctatggggttcaggtcaggagagttggcaggccaattgagcacagtgataccatggtcagtaaaccatttaccagtggttttggcactgtgagcaggtgccaggtcgtgctgaaaaatgaaatcttcatctccataaagcttttcagcagatggaagcatgaagtgctccaaaatctcctgatagctagctgtattgaccctgcccttgataaaacacagtggaccaacaccagcagctgacacggcaccccagaccatcactgactgtgggtacttgacactggacttctggcattttggcatttccttctccccagtcttcctccagactctggcaccttgatttccgaatgactttggaccactgagcaacagtccagtgctgcttctgtgTAGcgcaggtcaggcgcttctgccactgtttctggttcaaaagtggcttgacctggggaatgcggcacctgtagcctatttcctgcacacgcctgtgcacggtggctctggatgtttctactgcagactcagtccactgcttctgcaggtcccccaaggtctggaatcggcccttctccacaatcttcctcagggtccggtcacctattctcgttgtgcagcgttttctgccacactttttccttcccacagacttcccactgaggtgccttgatacagcactctgggaacagcctattcgttcagaaatgtctttctgtgtcttaccctcttgcttgagggtgtcaatagtggccttctggacagcagtcaggtcggcagtcttacccatgattggggttttgagtgatgaaccaggctgggagttttaaaggccttaggaatcttttgcaggtgtttagagttaactcgttgattcagatgattaggttcatagctcgtttagagacccttttaatgatatgctaattttgtgagataggaattttgggttttcatgagctgtatgccaaaatcatccgtattaagacaataaaagacctgaaatatttcagttagtgtgcaatgaatctaaaatatatgaatgttaaattttcatcatgactttatggaaaataatgaactttatcacaatatgctaatattttgagaaggacctgtattatgagGTGTTTAACTGGTAGTGATTTGGGGGCAGATAGGATAGTCCTTAAGGCTATATATACAGGATTGATTAGATCAGTACTAGATTATGGAAGCACCGTTTATAATTCAGCAGCAGGCagaaatttacaaaaatgtgattgTATTCAATACCAAGCATTGAGAGTATGTACAGGAGCAATTAAATCTAACATTCAAACACATTCAATTACTTGGCTAATTTAAGAGGTCATAGACAGGATCATCCAatccaaaaaacaataaaaccttgCTGGAGACAAAAGATACTAGACTTTTGGTTAGATTGTGaataagaaaataacaaaattcaaaataGATCAAGTTAATATAAGTCAAACAGTTCCATTATCAGTGATACAGCCTTGCATAATTCCAGATGTTATGGTagattttactttgttgaaaagGAGAAATGAGAATAAGGAATTCAGTTTACATTCACATATAGTACTGGACAATATCCATAAATATTATGGTTATGTTCAAATTTATAcagatgcttttaaaaatatattaaagttggAGTACCTTTCATAGTACCAGAGTTCAATGTTAAAATTAGGAAAAGAATAAATGATGGACTTCCAGTATATACAGGGGAAATGATTGCAAAATTATTAGCCATTAAATGGGTTGAGGAAATGAGACCATTAAGATCAGTAATTTGTTCAGATTCTAGTTAATCTTTTGTTAGTTTACAGTATAATCATTCAGAAATTAGGCCAGATATTTTAATAGAAATTTAACAGACATTATATAGAATAAATATGATGGGTTTAATGATAATGAATGATTATTTATGGATACCAGCGCATTATGGTGTTAAAGGAAATGAATTGGTGGATGGGGCAGCAAAGGAAGCTGTTAGAAATGTATCAGTAGATTTAGTTATTAATTttagtaaaacagaaataaaaatgttaaacagaaaatgaaggataaATGGCAAAAGGAATGGGAGAAGGAAAAGAAAGGATGTTGGTGTTTCTAAAATTCATAGGAAGGTGGCGGTAATGCTCAATTCTGTTGTTTGCCAACCAACCGCCAGTACaaagcaagaagaagaaaaaggtgGAGGTGGGGTTTCTTTGATCTACTCGTAAGGTCTTAAGACTACTTTAAAATTGTCAGTTTTCTGCTATTTACAACAGCAGAGGTTTGCTTTTATACTTTCAGGCGCACATTTTCTAGGTGCTTTTCTGACAGTGTGGACGGTGAAAGACAATCATCTTCGAGGGGCATGGACGTTCCAGTTGTGGTCACGGTTCGGCTCATCAGGTCGTTTGAGCAAAGAAACTATAAGCCTGTGGTTTTCCAGCAGGTCAGCCTGGAGCAGACCACGCAGGACTTCATGCGCTGTGTGAAAGACGGTAGGTCAGGACAGAGTAGAAGAGGGACTACCTGACTCTGAATGCACCATTTTCAGGcttaaaacagacacacacacacacacacacacttccaactcaaaatgaacaaaaaacatctcaggtaaaatgaaacactttttTTGTCAACTATAACGGatgtattttacaatttttgaaatttgttttgttaaaaatatttttcctgttCTCAGAGCCAGAAATCATCTGCAGTAAAATGGATGTATTATAAATTGAAACCTATTATTAATTGTGCCTTAAGTACATATTGCCCAAAAAAGAATGCAGTTGGACCAAAATaactaagaaaaataaatattttttgcttaGTTGTGTGTCAAATTTTTATATACAAGTTTTGAATTGTTTAAGGATTTTATTGTCTTCAAATTATATTTGTGGACCTTAATACTTCTTAGTTTTCCAACTCAGACTTTTTATTGGGAATATTTATTGGGAATAGATGGAAGCACCTGCTCTGTTTCTATAATATAActgtaatatttatgttttgactTAAATAGGAAAAGGTAACTCTTGAATTAAACACTATTTCTTCCAGATATTGCAACAAGACCAGGACTTCCTCCTCCTTTCAGAGAGTATGGATATGgtatgattgtttttttgttttcaccatACATTGATTGTTGAAACGATGTGTCTTTGATTGCGAGTTAGAGTTCTGTGCTGTATTTGTTCAATCCGGTTTTATTGAAGTTTCTTAAAGTACTCAGAGCCTTATAGGCCTGGaaacaaaagtttttctttctaaaagcTTCAGTGTCTAACAAGTCACAACTGTCTCAAAGCTGCACTTTTAGACACAATTAGTCTTTGCTCTCTAAATAAACTTTCTGCCAATCTGTTTACATCTGCTTTGCTTTTCTCAGATTATCTTTGAAGCATTGATTACaaattccttaaataatttggtagGATTTGTATCTAACATATATGTTGAAAGTTAAgacaaagcttttatttttttgtttatattattttgatctaaacagtccaaacacagatcacgTTCTATAGTTACTTCTTGAGCTGCCTCACTTACTGAATAGCTTGTTGGCATGTTCTGAAGGATGCCAAAAATGTTACTTCTGATagtcaattttatttttgtttctactatatttatttactaaatttaaaaaaggcagAGTATACTTTTTCTCATCTTATAAGTCAAAATATAGTGTACTGTTGTTTCTTGTGCAACAATAGAATATTTTCCACTTTTAGTGGGTTTACTCTATAAATGATTTCACACTTATTCTTTCTTTACTCTTTCTTTCCTTTGATGTCATTTGAAGCCCTTTGGTTTGCCTTGAGTATAATTCAATTCACTTTTATCTGTAAAGtggcaattcacaacacatgttgtctcaaggcactttacaaagttaattcaatcgaatcatacagatttcaagtcaggtttatacattccaattaatcctaactatcaaacattGCACTtggatttagtttattattcacattagttttctatctaagggaaacccagcagatttcatccagtcagtgacttgtagcattcactcataatgagcatgcatgcagcaacagtggagaggaaagcttccttttaacaggaagaaacctccagcagaaccagaaccaggctcagtgtgagcggccatctgccacaaccgactggaggtttgagagaacagagcagagacacaaagagaacaaagaagcactgatccaggagtactttctatatgaaaaagaaaattgaagcATTagtggttatagctccttttagtagataaactctgagccagttttcaagtctagagtatgaaagagagcacatacagttattCACAGTAGAaactcagccagtagctatgtctaggagagaaggGGTTGACACCGAAAGACATGGCAaatctgtataaggtgagcattaagttgttggcagcagcaggttGGCCagtgtccccctccaggaaggtgccacagctaaactcagagcTTCcgttgtagcttctagaaagagaaaaaaacagagagacaatatacaggtccttctcaaaatattagcatattgtgataaagttcattattttccataatgtaatgatgaaaatttaatattcatatattttagattcattgcacactaactgaaatatttcaggtcttttattgtcttaatacggatgattttggcatacagctcatgaaaacccaaaattcctatctcacaaaattagcatataattaaaagggtctctaaacgagctatgaacctaatcatctgaatcaacgagttaactctaaacacctgcaaaagattcctgaggcctttaaaactcccagcctggttcatcactcaaaaccccaatcatgggtaagactgtcgacctgactgctgtccagaaggccactattgacaccctcaagcaagagggtaagacacagaaagacatttctgaacaaataggctgttcccagagtgctgtatcaaggcacctcagtgggaagtctgtgggaaggaaaaagtgtggcagaaaacgctgcacaacgagaagaggtgaccggaccctgaggaagattgtggagaagggccgattccagaccttgggggacctgcggaagcagtggactgagtctggagtagaaacatccagagccaccgtgcacaggcatgtgcaggaaatgggctacaggtgccgcattccccaggtcaagccacttttgaaccagaaacagcggcagaagcgcctgacctgggctacagagaagcagcactggactgttgctcagtggtccaaagtacttttttcggatgaaagcaaattctgcatgtcattcggaaatcaaggtgccagagtctggaggaagactggggagaaggaaatgccaaaatgccagaagtccagtgtcaagtacccacagtcagtgatggtctggggtgccgtgtcagctgctggtgttggtccactgtgttttatcaagggcagggtcaatgcagctagctatcaggagattttggagcacttcatgcttccatctgctgaaaagctttatggagatgaagatttgatttttcagcacgacctggcacctgctcacagtgccaaaaccactggtaaatggtttactgaccatggtatcagtgtgctcaattggcctgccaactctcctgacctgaaccccatagagaatctgtgggatattgtgaagagaacgtcgagagactcaagacccaacactctggatgagctaaaggccgctatcgaagcatcctgggcctccataagacctcagcagtgccacaggctgattgcctccatgccacgccgcattgaagcagtcatttctgcaaaaggattcccgaccaagtattgagtgcataactgtacatgattatttgaaggttgacgttttttgtattaaaaacacttttcttttattggtcggatgaaatatgctaattttgtgagataggaatattgggttttcatgagctgtatgccaaaatcatccgtattaagacaataaaagacctgaaatatttcagttagtgtgcaatgaatctaaattatatgaatgttaaatttttatcatgacattatggaaaataatgaactttatcacaatatgctaatattttgagaaggacctgtagagttaaaagctgaaataacagcaaataacgcaaaattggagagtagtgtgagaatgcagAGAGTAaaaatggtcattatgtcctccagcagcctaagcctatagtagcataactacagagaaagCTCAAGATAacttaagccactctaactataagctttatcaaaaaggaaagttttaagcctagccttaaaagtagacaaggtgtctgcctcacggactaaaactgggagctggttccacaggagaggagctcaataactaaagaatctgcctcccattctacttctagagactctaggaaccaccagtaaacctgcagtctgagaacgaagtgttCTGTTAGggacatatggaccaatcagatctctgatgtatgatggagctagatcattaagggctttatatgtgaggaggagaattttaaattctattctggatttaacagggagccaatgaagggaagctaaaataggagaaatatgatctctctttttaattttcatcagaactctggcTGCAGTATTTTGGATCAGTTGGAAGACTTTTAACTGCAtgttgtggacatcctgatagtaataATTGAAGGAATTAATCAGGtgtataactctaaagctgctcatctattatttcagttcaaataaatacattatttaacttttaaacaGCATAAGGGAGTTATACCATCTGCTGGAATGAAGTTGTTTCcttcacaacttccccataTAATCTTAGGCTGATTTTAATATATGGTCTTTGgtgatggaaaataaaatacaagattTCCTGGGATTCTGATTACCctggtaaaacaaatcctggggctttcGGTTGGAAAGGGGCTGTTGTTTTTGagcacgtacacacacacacacacaaacacacacacacttttataAAGTGGtcatttatttccctttaaagAAATAGACATATTCCATGTAATTGTgttcttttgtattttcagaCACTATGAAGATTATTCACCAAGCTCACGGAGCAAAGGTATCTGATTAAAAAGCTAAACGCTGCAGCATCAAAATTGTTGTCTAAAGGCA contains the following coding sequences:
- the c7h2orf76 gene encoding UPF0538 protein C2orf76 homolog isoform X1 codes for the protein MDVPVVVTVRLIRSFEQRNYKPVVFQQVSLEQTTQDFMRCVKDDIATRPGLPPPFREYGYDTMKIIHQAHGAKTNELVMSLNDDEKLILQDDQTLRAAGVANETEVGFFRKDDYVFYKANPKTTW
- the c7h2orf76 gene encoding UPF0538 protein C2orf76 homolog isoform X2, which translates into the protein MDVPVVVTVRLIRSFEQRNYKPVVFQQVSLEQTTQDFMRCVKDDIATRPGLPPPFREYGYDTMKIIHQAHGAKTNELVMSLNDDEKLILQDDQTLRAAGVGYRV